The region TGTGCCGGACCGACCGACCGAGTATGCTTAGGCATTCATCTGCTTTGTCAAGCAAGGAAATACCGGTGAGTGCCGCGCATATTGGTGCCAAGAAACCAATTTCCCGGCAAATGTGGTGTTCGTCGCCCAATGGCTCCATCCGTGCACGCTTCTAGCGTCGTCCTCACGGAAACGCTCCTTCCGGTCCCCGGACCGGAAGGACCGGAAGGACCGGAAGGACCGGTACATGAGCGCGGCAAAGGAGCGGTGCATGAACGCGGCAGACGGCACGGCGGCCGGCCCGTCGCGGGCCCCGGGACGGCGCCCGCCCGCGGCATGAGCGTGGCCCCGCGGAGCGCCGGGCTTCGGCCGGACGGAGGTCCGCTGCGGCGTCGCCCCGCCGGCCGTGGCGGCCGCCGGACGTGCCGTCACCGAACGGACCGCATTTCGCGACGAGGGCGCCGGTGTCGAGCAGGATCGGATCGGCGCTTGGTTCCGGCGTCCCACGACGCGAGGGAAGGCGCCCGGGCCTTCACCGAGAAGCGCGCACCCCACGGGCAGGGCCGCTGACCCGGCGCCCGGCTCCAGCACGAAAGTCGGTGGCAACAATGACCGAGCGATCCACCGTCCACAGCGTGACCTACGACCTGCTGCGGACCCTGAAACTCACCACGGTCTTCGGCAATCCCGGCTCGACCGAGCAGACCTTCCTGCAGGATTTCCCCGAGGACTTCACCTACGTCCTGGCGCTGCAGGAGGCGTCCGTCATCGCGATGGCCGACGCCTTCGCCCAGGTCACGCGCCGCCCGGCACTGGTCAACGTGCACTCCTCGGCCGGGGTGGGAAACGCGATGGGCAACCTGGTGGCGGCCTACCACGGAAACACGCCGCTGATCATCACCTCGGGACAGCAGCACCGTGAACTCGTGATCGGGGAGCCGTATCTCGGCAACCGCGAGGCCACCACGCTGCCGAAGCCGTGGGTGAAATGGTCCTACGAGCCGGCCCGCGCCGAAGACGTCCCCGAGGCTTTCATGCGGGCCTATGCGGAGGCACTGCAGCCGCCGGCGGGACCGGTCTACCTGTCGATTCCCATGGACGACTGGAAGCGGCCGCTGTCCGGATTCACCCGGGTCCGGACCGTCAGCGACCGGGTCGTCCCCGATGCGCAGCGCCTGCGGCTGTTCGCCGACCGCATCTCCGCAAGCCGCCGTCCCGCGCTGGTCTTCGGGCCGGAGGTGGACCGGGCCGGCGGCTGGGACGCGGCGGTGGCCCTGGCGGAGAAGCTGCGCGCTTCCGTCTACGGCGCCCCGCTGCTGGACCGCGCCTCCTTCCCCGAGGACCACCCCCTCTTCCGCGGCCCGCTCGGCATGTCGGTGAAGACCATCAGCGACCGGCTGGCCGGGCACGACCTGGTGGTCGTGATCGGCGCGGAGGCGTTCCGCTACTACCCCTACGTGCCCGGCGACTACCTCCCCGACGGCACCGAGCTCCTGCAGATCACCGGCAATCCGGGGGTTGCCGCGGCGGCGCGGGTGGGCGACAGCCTCCTGGGCGATCCCGCGACGGCGACCGAGCTGCTCCTGGACATGGTCGCCGAGGGGTCTGCGCGGACCGCTCCGGAGCCGATGGCGCGGCCCCGTGAGCTGCCGCAGGTGCCGGGCAGCCCGCTCACCCCGCCGGAGGTGTACGCCGCCCTGAGCAGGGTCCGGCCGCCGGACGCGGTCATCGTCAACGAATCGACCTCCACGATGGCGCAGCAGGTCGAGTGGCTTCCGACGGTCAGGAGCGGATCGTTCTTCGCCACGGCCAGCGGAGGGATCGGCTGGGCCACCCCGGCCGCGGTGGGCGTCGCGCTGGGCGACCGGGACCGGGGCGTCGACCGGCCGGTGGTCGGCCTGATCGGCGACGGTTCCTTCCAGTACTCCGTGCAGGCCATCTGGACGGCGGCCCGGCACAACCTCCCCATCGTGTATGTGGTCATGCGCAACCAGGAGTACTCCATCCTCAAGTCGTTCGCGGTACTGGAGGAGACGCCGGGCGTTCCGGGACTTGACCTGCCCGGGCTCGACATCGCCTCGGTGGCCCGCGGATTCGGATGCCGTGCGGTCGACGTGGAGACCACGGGGGACCTGGAGCGGGAGTTCAAGGCGGCCCTGAGCGCCGGCACCGCCACCGTCATCGTGGTGCCCACCCAGCCCCAGAAGGCGATGCTGTAGGCCGTGCGACCGGCACGGCGGGACAGGAGACAGCGGTCATGGACCTTGGACTGAAGGACCGGGTGTACATCGTCACCGGCGGCACCCGCGGTCTGGGCAGGGCCGCCGCGCGCGAACTGGTGGCGGACGGGGCGAGGGTGGTCGTCAGCGGCCGCGGCGAGAAGTCGGTGGCCGCCGCCGAGGCGGAGCTCGGCGGCCGGGGGCAGGCGGTCGGTGTCGTGGCCGACAACGCCGACCCCGCTGCCCCGGACCGGCTCATCGGCGCGGCACGCGATGCCTTCAAGCGGCTGGACGGGGTGCTCATCAGCGTCGGCGGCCCGCCGCCAGGTACGTCGGACACCATCGACGACGACCTGTGGCGCGCCGCCTTCGAGTCGGTCTTCCTCGGTGCGGTGCGGCTGTCGCGCGCCGTCGCGGCGGAGCTGGACGGGGGAGGGGTCATCGGCTTCGTCCTCTCCAGCTCCGTGTACGAGCCGATTCCCGGCCTCGCGCTCTCCAACGCCTTCCGGCCGGGCCTGGCCGGTTACGCGAAGAACCTGGCGAACGAGCTGGGTCCCCGGGGTATCCGCGTCGTCGGTCTCGTGCCCGCCCACATCGAGACCGACCGGGTCCGCGAACTCGACGCGCACACCGGCCACGCCGACGCCGCCCGCGCCCGTGCGACCGCCGGCGTCCCCCTGCGCCGCTACGGAACCCCCGAGGAGTTCGGCCGCAGCGCCGCCTTCCTGCTGTCGCCCGCCGCGTCCTACCTCACGGGCGTGATGCTGTCGGTCGACGGGGGTGTGCGCAGGAGCTTCTAGGGCCTGCCCGGCCGGTCATGCCGCAGACGCGGGGGCCCGGCACGCCCTCCCCCAAGCTCTTCGAGCAGGGGGTGCCCCCAGCGGTGCTGGGCCAGTCTCCTGGCGTACTCCGAGGCGACCGGGAGCCCCTCGACGTTGTCCAGCGGTATGTCGTTCTCGAAAATGTGCAGCAGCGTGGCGACGTTCTCCGCGACGCTCGCCTCGAGGATCTTGATGACGGTCCCGTCACCCCGGAGCTCCGGGATCTCCGCGAGCAGCTGCTCCCCGATGTCACGGCTGACGTCCGAAAGATGTGCCCCCACGCGCTCCGCGACCACGGACAGCTGCTTTGCGGCCTCGGGATACTCCGCAGCCATGCCCCGATCGTACAAAACGAGATCACCGGCTGCTCATCGGCGGACCGCGCGCGCGGGACGTGACCGGGGGCCGCGGCGGATCAATGTACGCCGGCCACAACCCCTTCAGCGCGGTCCGTACCGCTGTGGCCTGGCCGCCGTCCCGTCCCGGCCGCACGATGAAAAGCCACTGGCCCCCGATGGCCGGGGCAGGTGAGGCGAGGGCGGTGACCCCGCGGGTGAACCGGGAGCTCGACGGGCAGTTCGGTGACTACCAGAACGAGATCTACACCGGCGGGCTGTCCGGCGTGCTGCCCGCCCTGCCGATGGAGTTCCAGGAGCTGGAGGCGCGAGCGCGGGCGGCGCTGTCGCTGCTGTCGCTGCTGTCGTATGTCGCCGGTGGCGCAGGAGACGAGTCCACCCAGCGGGCCAACGTCTCGGCGTTCCTGCGGTGGGGGCTGGTGCCGCGGATGATGGCCGGTGCGGCCCGGCGCGACATGTCGGTGAACCTGTTCGGGACGCGTCTGCCGTCCCCGCTGTTCATGGCACCCGTCGGGGTGATCGGGCTGTGCGCGCAGGACGGCCGCGGCGACCTGGCCACGGCCCGCGCAGCCGCCCGTACGGGCGTGCCGATGATGGCCTCCACCCTCAGCGTCGATCCGCTGGAGGAGGTCGCGGCCGAGTTCGGGGACACCCCGGGATTCTTCTCGCTGTACACCCCCACCGACCGGGAGCTGGCCCAGAGCCTGGTGCGCCGGGCCGAAACGGCGGGCTTCAAGGGCATCGTGGTGACGCTGGACACCTGGATCACCGGATGGCGCCCCCGCGACCTGGCAACCGGCAACTTCCCGCAGCTGCGCGGCCACTGCCTTGCCGACTACACGTCCGACCCGGTCTTCAGGGCCCGGCTGGTCAAAGCCCCCGAGGAGGATGTGCGGGCCGCGGTAGGCCCGCCACGGAACAGGTGAGCTCCGTACGGGCAACCGGGCCTGTCCGACGGGCCGCTGACGGGACATCGGGTCCGCCTGCCCGGGGATCCACCTCTCCCGGTTCCCGTCCCTGGTCAGGGCGTCTTCGCCCTGCAATATGCTGACTCGGTGAGTAGCGAACCGGTACCGCCAGAGGGCACCGCCGTCGAGCTGATGCGGGCGATGACGCGGCTGCGCGCGCGGCTGCGCACCGAGGCGCCGATCGACGACCTGCCGTGGAACTGGTCGCATCTGACCACGCTGCACCGGATCGTCACGGACGGCCCGATGACCGTGAGCGAGCTCGCGCAGGCCGAGCACGTGCGGCGGCAGTCGATGGCGGAGACCGTGGCCGCGCTGCGCGCCGGCGAGCTGATCACCACCGCGAAGGACCCCAACGACGGGCGCAAGGTCCTGGTGAGTGCGACCCCGGCCGGGCGGACGCTGACCGAGCGGATCCCGGCGGCCCGTGAGGCGTGGCTGGCCGAGGTGATCGGGTCCGCGCTTCGAGCCCCCGAGCGTCGGACGCTCGACAAGGCCGCCGAGATCATGAATCGCCTGGCGGACTCCGAGACCGTCTAGGCCCGCGGGGAGGAGCGGACCGGATTTTGACGGTAGCGGTCAGCCGGTAGTGAGCTGCTTCACCCGCGCGTAGCCGATGTGGATCTCGGTGAAGGCCCTGAGGGGTGCTCAGGCAGGTCGGCAGCCGGCCTTCAGGAAACGATGGCTTGTTGAAGCCGATGTCTCTGCCGACGTGCGTCTGCAGGTGCCGGAACGAGGACTTGGCAGCCCACAGGCATCACCCGGGCATCACCGCAAGCCGGCGGGGCCGACCACGGACCGCCGGATTCTCCCGGCCTGATCTTGGAGCGCACACGGATTTCTTGCCCCAACGGGTTTGTGATGCAAAGCTGATGCCATGGCAGATGCATCGATGCCCTCTCCGGGCACTCCTCACGAAGTCCTCGCCGGCCTTGGTGACTTGACCCGCCGGGTCCGTGCCGCGCAGCGCGGCGCCTGGTTTCCCCTCCTGCTGCTGGGCGTGCTCACGCTGGGCGGGATCCTGGTCAGCCGCTTCACCTTCAAGGTCGAGACCGTGCCCTGCCCGGCGACCGCACCCGCGGCAGGCACCGGCTGCACCCAGGTCACGCAGGTCACGCAGGGCTCGCCGGTCTACTGGCCCATCGGGCTCGCCCTCGCCTACGCCGCGACGGCGTTCTTCTACATCCGCCGCTCCCGCAACCGCGGTGTCGGAACCCCGGTCCGGCCGTACATCCTCACCGGGACCGCCCTGGTCGGTCTGGTGACCGCCACCGAGATCTGGAGCATCCGTCAGGGGATGCCGCAGCCCGGCGCCCCGATCGACTTCTGGGGCCTGCACCTCGACCCCGCCTCCGGGGTGACGGCGTTCCTCCACCGACTCACCGGGAACGCCACAGCCGTCGGGCTGCCGCTGCTGGTGCTGGCCTGGGTGGAACGCAGCCGCACCCTACTGCTACTCACAGTGGTGTACCTGGCCATCGAGCTGGTGCCGCTCACCACCGGCTGGGCGGGGATCCCGTTCACCTCACCCTGGTCCGCCGTGCCCCGCTACGGCGTACCCGGTGTGCTGCTCCTGCTCGGCGCGCTCGGGTTCGCTCTGGCCGAGCTGTCCCGTCAGCGCGACGTCTCATGACCGATCAGCCCGCCCCGCACCCCGTCACCGGCCTGGACGACGTGGTCCACCAGCGTGTCCGCCTCGGCATCCTCACCGTCGCCCACCAGGCGCGCCGGGTCGAGTTCGGCTTCCTGCGCACGGCGCTCGGACTCACCGCCGGAAATCTCAGCCAGCACCTGGCCGTCCTGGAGAAGGCCGGACTGGTCGAGATCGAGAAGGGCTACGAGGGCAAACGTGCCCGCACCTGGCTCTCCCTCACCCCGGCCGGCTACCGCGCCCTGCAGGACGAGGTCACCCAGCTCAAGCGGCTCATCCATCAGATCGAGCAAGGCAGTTCAGCCCCGGAGTCCTGATCTGGGCTCCTGCAAGCCGTGGTGAGCCGTGAGCGGCTCCCGCCGACGTCCGGCGGACCCGGACAGCACGCCGAACACCGTCCAAGAAACCTGGGGAGGACACGTGAGCATCACATCGGTCACCAAGACGGACTTGACGCGCCGTCGCATGTTCGCAGCCGCGCTGGCGGCGGGGGTCGGGGCCGCCGTGCCGATCAGCGCAGCGCGCCAGGCGTGGGCAGCTCCCACCGCCCCCGGCTCGTCTCGACTCACGCTGCCCAGGCCCACCGGGCCGCACCCCGTGGGCACGGTGCCGCTCCACCTCGTCGACACCTCACGTCCCGATCCCGTGGCCGGCCCCGGGCATCACCGCGAGTTGATGGCCGGCGTCTGGTACCCCGCCCGCAGGGCGGAGGGCCTGCCGCGCGCCCCCTGGATGACCGAGGGCGCGTTGCGGGCGCTCCTCACGGACGCCGGCTTCTCCCTCGACCCCGCCCTCGGCCCGCTCACCGCCGCACACGTGGGCGCACCCGTGCACCATGCCGGCCACCGCCTGCCCGTCATCGTGTACTCGCACGGCTCGGGCAGCCACCGCGGCGACCACACCATCATGGTCCAGGAACTCGCCAGCCGCGGCTACGCCGTGGTCACCGTCGACCACACCCACGACACGTTCACCGAATTCCCCGACGGCCGGGTGCTCACCCCGGACGACGTCCCGATGTACCCGAGGGACTTCGCCGCAGACCTCCGGTTCCTGCTCGACTGCGTGGAGGGGCTCGCCGCCGGGCGCAACCCCGACGCCGACGGCAAGCCGCTGCCCCAGGGCCTTCTCGGCGCCCTCGACCCGAAGCGCATCGGCGCGTTCGGCTGGTCGAAGGGCGGCACCGCCACCGCGCTCACCATGCTCGCCGACCAGCGCGTCCGTGCCGGGCTCAGCCTCGACGGCCCGATGCAGCCGACCATCACCGCCGACCTGGACCGGCCGTTCATGATGATGACCGCCGTGTTCACCCGGGACGCCATGCCGGACGTCGCCGAGTTCTGGACACACCTTCGCGGCTGGCGGCTCGACATCCAGGCCGGCGGGGCCATCCACCCCTCATACGGCGACAACGTGACGCTGATCCCGCAAGCGGGCAAGATCCTCGGCATGACCGACCAGCAGATCCAGGACATGATCGGCACCCTCGATCCGGCCCGGGCGGTACGGATCCAACAGGCCTACCCGCTCGCGTTCTTCGACCTGCACCTGCGGCACCGCAGGGAGCGTCTGCTCGACGGCCCGAGTACGGCCTTCCCAGAGGTGAAGTTCATCCCGTGAAGCGTCGGACCGCGCGATGCGCGGTCATACCAGGGCCGCCAGAAAATGCCGTCGCCATCCGGCTGCGGCCTTCGCGAAGGCAGCCATCCGCACAGCCCTTCCCTCGCGTGATCGGCGCTCCTGCCGCTCGCCGCCGTCGACGCGGAATTGGGTACGCGTACTCATGCGTGTCAACACCAGGCTCGGCACCCTGCAGCCATGACGAATCCCCTTCCAGCGCCGAATCGCTGGCGCCCCTGGGCGCACCGAACACGCCGGGGCGCGGACCTTGCCCTCGCGGTACCGCTGTCCCTACTGGAGACCGCGTGGCTGGTGCTGGACTGGATGTTCGGCCTCGGCATGGAGGTATGGGCGGCGCAAGGCGACAAGGCGCAGGTCGACGCGGCAACCCTCGCGCACATCAATCGGGTGTGGGTGCTGTTGGTCGCCGTACTCATCGTGGCAGTACTCGCGGGACTGTTCCGTGCCCCCTGGACGGCGATCGCACACCTGCTGGTGGCTCTCCTGGCTGGCCTGATACTGGGGGCCACACAGCACCAGTGGGATACCGACCACGCCCCCTCGCCCGGGTGTATCCGCTACAGCGCCAACTGCTGAGACACCCGGGCGCGGCTCGAACCACACTGTTGCCCGATATCACTGACGGTGACAGCCGAGACTGAGCCCCGCAGAGATCTGGCGGCAGTTGAATACGAGACCCCACCAGTACCGAGGGCCGCCCGGCGTCGTGCCGGTTACGCCGCTGCCGTGCTCAGGGCGGCGAGGTCCGCGGTGCTGATGATCTCGGCCTGGTGGGGGAAGACCTTCTCCATGAGCACCCGGTGCACCTCCGGATCGGGGTCGGCGGTGGCGTCGGCCAGGAGGAACAGGCGGTAGTCCTCATCGGCCGCCTGCCGCAGGGTGGTCAGCACCACGCCGCTGGTGGACAGCCCGGCGAGGACCAGGGTGTCCACGCCGCGGGCGCGGAGTTCGGCGCGCAGGTCGGTGTCGCTGGCGAAGGCGCTGATGCGTGTCTTGCGCACGGTCAGATCGTCCTCCCCGGCCTTCAGGGACTCGTGCACGGCCGTCGCCGCGGTGCCGTCGGTGAGGTACCCGGCCGCGACGGCCTGGGAGAACGTCTTGTTGTGGGCGGGCACGGCGGCGGCGTCCTTCTCCGCGAGCGCGACGCGTACGAAGACGACGTGCGCCCCGTGGGCGCGGGCCCAGGCCAGTGCCTCGCCCGCGCGGGCGAGCACGCCCTGCGGGTCGGGCACGGCGCCGAGCACGACGGGCTGGAAGTCCATCAGCAGCAGCGCGGTGCGGGCCGGGTCGAGGGCGGGGGCGGTGTGCGTACCAGTGGTCATGTCGGCGGATCGGCTTTCTGTGCGAGGGGGTTCTGTGTGAGTGGGTTCTGTGCTGGGCGCGGGGCCCGGATTCCGGGCCCCGGCCGGGGGCTGGTTCGTGTGGTGCCGGTCGGCGCGGGCCAACTGCCGGTCGAGGACGGTCATGACGAGGACGAGAGCGGAGATCGCGACCAGCACCCACGCTATGGAGTGCAGGCCGCTGTCGCTCACGCCGCGGTGGAAGGCGGTGCCGGTGATCGCCGCCGAGGCGATGGACCCGATGTAGCCGAAGGTGCGCAGCAGTCCGGAAGCGGTGCCCAGCGCGGCGGCGGGGGCCTCCTGGTAGAGGACGGTCTGGTTGGCGACCGTCCCGGCGCCGGAGGTCAGGCCGAAGACCGCGGTGACACAGATGACCGCCGCGATCGGGGTGCCGCTGCCCACGAACAGCGTGGCCACCGCGCCGACGAGCAGCAGGACCGCGCAGGCGATCAGCGGCCACCGCACCACCGCCCGCCGCGACACCACCCGGGCGGCCAGGGCGGTCAGCACACCCATCGGCATCAGCATCAGCCCGGCCTGGTAGGCGGACAGGCCGCGGGCCACCTCCAGCCACTGGGTGAGCCCGTACAGGATCACGTAGGTGCCCATCAGGGTCAGGCCGTTGCGCAGGTAGGTGCGGGTCAGGGCGCCGTTGGCGACGAGCAGCCGTACGTCGAGGAAGGGCTGGGCGGCGCGCAGTTCCCAGCCGACCAGGGCGGCGGCGAGGACCAGGGCGGCGGCGAGCGCGGGCCACTCCAGGCGCGGCAGCGCGTCGAGGAAGACCATCAGCGCGGTGAGCGAGCCGCCGAAGCCCAGCATGCCGAGCAGGTCGATGCGGGAGGCGAGCGCGCGGGGCGAGCCGAAGCGCACCGGTTCGGGGTCCCGGGCGACCCCGGCCAGCGCCAGGACCAGGGCGACGGCGGCGACCGGGATGTTGATCCAGAAGGCGGCGCGCCAGCCCGCCCAGCCGATCAGCAGTCCGCCGATGGCGGGGCCGACGGCGACGGTGGCGGCACCGGTGATCGACAGACCGCCGAGCACCTCGCGCGGCGGGGCCGCGTGGCCGGCCTGTTCGGCGCGGCGGCGGATCAGCAGCATCGCCGCCGGGTAGCCCGCCGAGGTGCCCGCGCCGATCAGTACCCGCGCCACGATCAGTGCCGTCAGCGAGTGGGCCAGCGAGCCGACGATCCCGGCCGCGAGCACCAGCGTGATACCGGCCACGAAGATCCGCCGGGGCCCGAACTCCTCGGCGAGACGCCCGGCGGCGGGCTGGGCCAGCGCGCTGGTGAGATAGAGGCTGGAGATCAGGATCGCGGTGTCCCCGACGGGGATGTGCAGGGCCGCGGCGATGGCGACCAGCGCCGTCGCGATGATCGAGCTGTTGACCGGGTTGAGCGAGGCCCCCAGGTACAGCGGCGCCACAAAGCGCGCACCGAAGGGATTGCCACGGGGCGCTCCGGCCTCGGATATCCGCTCCGGAGTGCGGGTGTCACCGGCAGACGGCACGGCGCGGCTCCTTCCTCCGGGACCTTCCGCTACGGGGCAGGCCTGCTGGGGAGATCCCGGCGGAGATGAGCAGGCCACCTGACAAATATTAACAGGCAGCCTGCCTATCTCCACCGGGGCCGTCCACCCCGGCCGCAGAACGGTCCCGGCGCAGCCCGCCGGGCCCCGCACCCCGGACGGCGACGAACACGGCAACGCGACCGCTTCCTCTGCGCCCGCCCCCTCTGCGATCACCGCCGACGCGCACCACGGACGGCACGGCCCCACCACCACGCCCCTCACGCGGCGACGCCGGTGAACCGGGGGAGACGCAGCCCCGGCCAGAACCGGAGGACCAGAAGTCCCCGCACACGCGGGTCCCCGGACAGGCGACGACGGCCTCGCAGTTCACCCCCGGCCGGCCGAACTCCTCCACGTGCCTGTGTGTCCGTCCGGCATCGACGTGTCCGGCTCCACCCTCCGCCTGCTGACCCCCTGACGAACCACCGCTAGAGTCGCCCGGTGACCGCGGACGGCAGGGGCGTCGAGACGAGGAGCCCGGACGATGGACCTGGAGCTTCGGCATCTGCGGACCTT is a window of Streptomyces sp. NBC_00271 DNA encoding:
- a CDS encoding DUF6234 family protein, which translates into the protein MTNPLPAPNRWRPWAHRTRRGADLALAVPLSLLETAWLVLDWMFGLGMEVWAAQGDKAQVDAATLAHINRVWVLLVAVLIVAVLAGLFRAPWTAIAHLLVALLAGLILGATQHQWDTDHAPSPGCIRYSANC
- a CDS encoding alpha/beta hydrolase family protein, with amino-acid sequence MSITSVTKTDLTRRRMFAAALAAGVGAAVPISAARQAWAAPTAPGSSRLTLPRPTGPHPVGTVPLHLVDTSRPDPVAGPGHHRELMAGVWYPARRAEGLPRAPWMTEGALRALLTDAGFSLDPALGPLTAAHVGAPVHHAGHRLPVIVYSHGSGSHRGDHTIMVQELASRGYAVVTVDHTHDTFTEFPDGRVLTPDDVPMYPRDFAADLRFLLDCVEGLAAGRNPDADGKPLPQGLLGALDPKRIGAFGWSKGGTATALTMLADQRVRAGLSLDGPMQPTITADLDRPFMMMTAVFTRDAMPDVAEFWTHLRGWRLDIQAGGAIHPSYGDNVTLIPQAGKILGMTDQQIQDMIGTLDPARAVRIQQAYPLAFFDLHLRHRRERLLDGPSTAFPEVKFIP
- a CDS encoding SDR family oxidoreductase; the protein is MDLGLKDRVYIVTGGTRGLGRAAARELVADGARVVVSGRGEKSVAAAEAELGGRGQAVGVVADNADPAAPDRLIGAARDAFKRLDGVLISVGGPPPGTSDTIDDDLWRAAFESVFLGAVRLSRAVAAELDGGGVIGFVLSSSVYEPIPGLALSNAFRPGLAGYAKNLANELGPRGIRVVGLVPAHIETDRVRELDAHTGHADAARARATAGVPLRRYGTPEEFGRSAAFLLSPAASYLTGVMLSVDGGVRRSF
- the mdlC gene encoding benzoylformate decarboxylase, giving the protein MTERSTVHSVTYDLLRTLKLTTVFGNPGSTEQTFLQDFPEDFTYVLALQEASVIAMADAFAQVTRRPALVNVHSSAGVGNAMGNLVAAYHGNTPLIITSGQQHRELVIGEPYLGNREATTLPKPWVKWSYEPARAEDVPEAFMRAYAEALQPPAGPVYLSIPMDDWKRPLSGFTRVRTVSDRVVPDAQRLRLFADRISASRRPALVFGPEVDRAGGWDAAVALAEKLRASVYGAPLLDRASFPEDHPLFRGPLGMSVKTISDRLAGHDLVVVIGAEAFRYYPYVPGDYLPDGTELLQITGNPGVAAAARVGDSLLGDPATATELLLDMVAEGSARTAPEPMARPRELPQVPGSPLTPPEVYAALSRVRPPDAVIVNESTSTMAQQVEWLPTVRSGSFFATASGGIGWATPAAVGVALGDRDRGVDRPVVGLIGDGSFQYSVQAIWTAARHNLPIVYVVMRNQEYSILKSFAVLEETPGVPGLDLPGLDIASVARGFGCRAVDVETTGDLEREFKAALSAGTATVIVVPTQPQKAML
- a CDS encoding winged helix-turn-helix domain-containing protein — its product is MTDQPAPHPVTGLDDVVHQRVRLGILTVAHQARRVEFGFLRTALGLTAGNLSQHLAVLEKAGLVEIEKGYEGKRARTWLSLTPAGYRALQDEVTQLKRLIHQIEQGSSAPES
- a CDS encoding MFS transporter — translated: MPSAGDTRTPERISEAGAPRGNPFGARFVAPLYLGASLNPVNSSIIATALVAIAAALHIPVGDTAILISSLYLTSALAQPAAGRLAEEFGPRRIFVAGITLVLAAGIVGSLAHSLTALIVARVLIGAGTSAGYPAAMLLIRRRAEQAGHAAPPREVLGGLSITGAATVAVGPAIGGLLIGWAGWRAAFWINIPVAAVALVLALAGVARDPEPVRFGSPRALASRIDLLGMLGFGGSLTALMVFLDALPRLEWPALAAALVLAAALVGWELRAAQPFLDVRLLVANGALTRTYLRNGLTLMGTYVILYGLTQWLEVARGLSAYQAGLMLMPMGVLTALAARVVSRRAVVRWPLIACAVLLLVGAVATLFVGSGTPIAAVICVTAVFGLTSGAGTVANQTVLYQEAPAAALGTASGLLRTFGYIGSIASAAITGTAFHRGVSDSGLHSIAWVLVAISALVLVMTVLDRQLARADRHHTNQPPAGARNPGPAPSTEPTHTEPPRTESRSADMTTGTHTAPALDPARTALLLMDFQPVVLGAVPDPQGVLARAGEALAWARAHGAHVVFVRVALAEKDAAAVPAHNKTFSQAVAAGYLTDGTAATAVHESLKAGEDDLTVRKTRISAFASDTDLRAELRARGVDTLVLAGLSTSGVVLTTLRQAADEDYRLFLLADATADPDPEVHRVLMEKVFPHQAEIISTADLAALSTAAA
- a CDS encoding MarR family winged helix-turn-helix transcriptional regulator, yielding MSSEPVPPEGTAVELMRAMTRLRARLRTEAPIDDLPWNWSHLTTLHRIVTDGPMTVSELAQAEHVRRQSMAETVAALRAGELITTAKDPNDGRKVLVSATPAGRTLTERIPAAREAWLAEVIGSALRAPERRTLDKAAEIMNRLADSETV